A genome region from Arachidicoccus soli includes the following:
- a CDS encoding alpha/beta hydrolase family protein: protein MKKLKIFWVCICLFPLAVNAQRIINLYQGTVPNARKTALKDIPQNSSEGIVRRVITPTLEMYLPEKTNASGAAIVICPGGGYSVIVYNGEGVLTAKEFAKKGIAAFVLKYRLPNDSFQVSELPIHAKR, encoded by the coding sequence ATGAAAAAATTAAAGATTTTTTGGGTGTGTATTTGTTTATTTCCCCTCGCTGTCAATGCACAGCGAATCATAAACCTTTATCAGGGAACTGTTCCAAATGCAAGGAAAACAGCGCTAAAAGATATACCGCAAAACTCTTCTGAAGGCATAGTGCGACGGGTGATTACACCAACTTTGGAAATGTATTTACCTGAAAAGACAAATGCCAGCGGTGCAGCTATCGTCATTTGTCCCGGCGGCGGTTACAGTGTGATTGTCTATAATGGAGAAGGTGTTTTGACAGCCAAAGAGTTTGCGAAGAAAGGCATTGCTGCATTTGTTCTCAAATATCGTTTGCCAAACGATTCCTTCCAGGTAAGTGAACTACCCATTCACGCAAAGCGATGA
- a CDS encoding alpha/beta hydrolase, translating into MKYYSIFLFLFICTNCFAQQNKKSWKDLNYAGDTMVYHDLDIQLPEKAEANYPVILVIYGSAWFGDNLKGTAMQTLGKPLVAAGFAVVSPNHRSSKDSVFPAQINDIKAAIRFVRANAAKYQLDTSFIGITGFSSGGHLAALAGTSEAVKNYSVGKVTEDIEGRVGQNNRFSSNVDAVVDWFGPTDIRVIDSCRSGAGYITPNSPEAMLIGGPIQNNFDKCALANPITYIDRSDPPFLIFHGDNDPLVPICQSELLHAALQKAKVFSKFVIVPGGQHGPGVMEDKYYSMMVDFFNEQLNLERNISK; encoded by the coding sequence ATGAAATACTATTCTATTTTTCTTTTCTTATTTATTTGTACCAATTGCTTTGCTCAGCAAAATAAGAAAAGTTGGAAAGATCTTAACTATGCTGGCGATACCATGGTATATCATGACTTAGATATTCAACTACCTGAAAAAGCAGAAGCAAATTATCCTGTGATCCTGGTGATATATGGCAGCGCTTGGTTCGGAGATAATTTAAAAGGTACAGCCATGCAAACATTGGGCAAGCCGTTAGTGGCTGCTGGTTTTGCCGTGGTTAGCCCCAATCATCGTTCATCGAAAGATTCAGTTTTCCCTGCACAAATAAATGATATAAAAGCGGCTATAAGGTTTGTGCGTGCCAATGCTGCAAAATATCAATTAGATACAAGTTTTATTGGGATTACTGGTTTTTCTTCAGGTGGTCATTTAGCTGCACTTGCAGGCACTTCAGAAGCTGTGAAAAATTATTCCGTTGGAAAAGTAACAGAAGATATTGAAGGACGTGTGGGACAGAATAATCGTTTCAGTAGTAATGTTGATGCGGTGGTAGATTGGTTTGGCCCTACGGATATTCGGGTAATAGATTCTTGCAGAAGTGGTGCTGGATATATTACGCCTAATTCACCAGAAGCGATGTTGATTGGCGGACCCATACAGAATAATTTTGATAAGTGCGCCTTAGCTAATCCTATCACTTATATCGACAGAAGTGATCCCCCGTTTCTTATTTTTCATGGAGACAACGATCCATTAGTACCCATATGTCAAAGCGAACTATTGCATGCGGCTCTGCAAAAAGCCAAAGTGTTTTCTAAATTTGTAATAGTGCCGGGTGGGCAGCATGGCCCAGGTGTAATGGAAGATAAATATTATAGCATGATGGTTGATTTTTTTAATGAACAATTAAACTTAGAAAGAAATATAAGCAAATGA